A genomic window from Flavobacterium hankyongi includes:
- a CDS encoding tetratricopeptide repeat-containing sensor histidine kinase, protein MKQKPVNRMTYRLSYFIDSSNYLEIRCRTDKITRKNIITFGFKNFTQIKMFKNTRLSILFFFLLTLATSYAQNKIIDSLKIALQNPKLHDTTRLQMIHNVARTKFTNNFDPKFHQVVDMLGEIALKNYKKKNPPKLQTRYSKWLATYYSSLATRYLQKEEYDKSAQYYDKAIALYKATKSYEDMYTVYLTKSGLYKTTNETDKQIALIFEALKFYEKDKKTYVHSLYYAYTTLAYAYRHQNEYEKAIENSLKAIQYCDMSYKEYPSNHTLNWKASNYQNIAYCNSKLKKYKEALANSYKSLEITRKLGADTQTILTLSGAADMQMKLSNFEEAEKLFQEILAIKSTSTNSMSMAAAYYGLGNISFNKGDLKNAGDYQEKAFELSKKTTNKTLQKDIAEMLYKINLANKNYEKALHYYEFDKQITDSTRIASSKREISEQQLKYEFEKKELQQKIIQQKKLAEIKLESEKKTALETSKNKLAQQQLKYDFERKELQQKILQGRKVSAVKILGEKKAAAIKLESEKKTAVKNNWLIGLSSLLLLILVGAYFYYRNSKQKQAITVLEKEQIKQKLLITQMNPHFIFNSIDNIQGLIHDEKDNEAINYLTKFSKLTRQILENSNENYISLSEEIEMTQNYLAIQQLLYDNKFSFNITIEDDIDQEAIFLPPMLTQPFIENAIKHGLSNTINQGQIDIHFYLKDQKLFFEVSDNGKGFDAIQKTTNHKSLAMTITKERLVSYTKNQDFVVHADNILDKDTNVVGAKVSFEIPYIYEN, encoded by the coding sequence TTGAAGCAAAAGCCTGTAAATCGTATGACTTACAGGCTTTCTTATTTTATAGACTCTTCAAATTATTTAGAAATTCGTTGCAGAACTGACAAAATTACTAGAAAAAATATAATTACTTTTGGCTTTAAAAATTTTACCCAAATTAAAATGTTCAAAAACACCCGCCTATCAATTCTATTTTTTTTCTTGCTAACGCTAGCAACTTCATATGCACAGAACAAGATTATTGATTCGTTAAAAATTGCACTGCAAAACCCGAAACTGCATGACACTACAAGATTGCAGATGATTCATAATGTTGCCCGTACTAAATTTACCAACAACTTTGATCCAAAGTTTCATCAGGTTGTGGACATGTTAGGTGAGATTGCCTTGAAAAATTATAAAAAAAAGAATCCTCCAAAACTACAAACAAGATATTCTAAATGGCTTGCTACTTATTATTCCAGTCTTGCTACCCGATATTTACAGAAAGAAGAATATGATAAATCAGCACAATATTATGATAAAGCCATAGCACTTTATAAAGCAACGAAGTCTTATGAAGACATGTACACAGTTTATCTCACAAAATCTGGACTTTACAAAACAACAAATGAGACGGATAAACAAATAGCGTTGATATTTGAAGCTCTAAAATTTTATGAAAAAGATAAGAAGACTTATGTACATTCCTTGTATTATGCTTATACTACATTGGCGTATGCTTACAGACATCAGAATGAGTATGAGAAAGCGATTGAAAATAGTTTGAAAGCCATACAATATTGCGACATGTCGTATAAGGAATATCCTAGCAATCACACTCTAAACTGGAAAGCTTCCAATTATCAAAATATAGCTTACTGTAATAGCAAACTTAAAAAATATAAAGAAGCTTTAGCAAACAGTTACAAATCGCTCGAGATTACCCGAAAATTAGGAGCAGACACACAAACAATTCTTACTTTATCCGGTGCTGCCGATATGCAAATGAAACTTTCCAATTTTGAGGAAGCCGAAAAACTATTTCAGGAAATCTTAGCCATAAAATCCACTTCCACAAATAGTATGAGTATGGCGGCGGCTTATTATGGTCTTGGGAATATCAGTTTTAATAAAGGAGACCTAAAGAATGCAGGTGATTATCAAGAAAAAGCTTTTGAGTTGAGCAAAAAAACAACCAATAAGACGCTTCAGAAAGATATTGCCGAGATGTTGTACAAGATAAACTTAGCGAACAAGAATTATGAAAAAGCACTTCACTATTATGAATTTGATAAACAAATAACGGATTCTACCCGAATTGCATCCTCAAAAAGAGAAATCTCTGAGCAGCAACTCAAATATGAGTTTGAGAAAAAAGAACTCCAACAAAAAATCATTCAGCAAAAGAAATTAGCTGAAATTAAACTGGAATCGGAAAAGAAAACGGCACTCGAAACTTCGAAAAACAAACTGGCGCAACAGCAATTAAAGTATGATTTTGAACGAAAAGAACTTCAGCAGAAAATCCTGCAAGGAAGGAAAGTATCGGCCGTAAAAATCCTCGGAGAAAAGAAAGCCGCTGCAATCAAACTTGAAAGCGAAAAGAAAACTGCTGTTAAAAACAACTGGCTTATCGGGTTATCGAGTTTACTCTTACTGATACTTGTAGGAGCTTATTTTTATTATCGTAACAGCAAACAGAAACAAGCGATAACCGTTCTTGAAAAAGAGCAAATAAAGCAAAAGCTTCTGATCACACAGATGAACCCTCATTTTATATTCAATTCCATTGATAATATTCAGGGATTAATTCATGATGAAAAAGATAACGAAGCGATTAATTACCTGACCAAATTCTCGAAACTAACCCGTCAAATTCTGGAGAATTCCAATGAAAATTACATTTCACTTTCCGAAGAAATAGAAATGACCCAAAACTATTTGGCCATCCAGCAGCTTTTGTACGATAACAAATTCAGTTTTAACATTACCATTGAGGACGATATCGATCAGGAAGCGATCTTTTTGCCGCCGATGCTTACACAGCCTTTCATTGAGAATGCCATCAAGCACGGTTTAAGCAATACTATTAATCAAGGGCAGATTGACATTCATTTTTACCTCAAGGATCAAAAATTATTTTTTGAGGTAAGTGATAACGGTAAAGGATTTGACGCGATTCAAAAAACAACCAACCACAAATCTTTAGCCATGACCATTACCAAAGAACGATTGGTAAGCTACACCAAAAATCAGGATTTTGTAGTGCATGCCGACAATATTTTAGACAAAGACACTAATGTTGTAGGTGCGAAAGTTAGTTTTGAAATCCCTTATATTTACGAAAATTAA
- the creD gene encoding cell envelope integrity protein CreD produces the protein METQFNQQKNSFFQSTTVKMAMVGFLTLILLIPLAFVKDLISERSMRKKEVTEEVSNLWGKDIYFYGPILKIPYKSYDEYNITNPRTGAVTIEKKITTKNAFFFPENFNSKTNAKKNTSLKRGIYNNVVFTANMNFQGNFGKLNFEKLGIKAEDLLWNQASIVVKTTNLKSIKSDLNIALNNQKLNFESKSDEDNFYGTLESDKFDYNTLNKSNALNFQFNMEYNGSNSIKFIPIGKKSIVSLDSDWESPSFEGAFAANDTTKAINKKGFHADWKILDINRSFSQQHIEKIPNLNDYAFGAKFIETVDEYQQNERASKYGFLVIGLTFLIFFLIQSISKISIHIFQYSMIGLALIMFYTLLISITEHSSFKLAYLIAGLSVVAMISLYSKSILNKKFAGFIAVALTGLYTFIYVIIQLESYALLVGSIGLFTILGAVMYFSRKIEWK, from the coding sequence ATGGAAACACAATTCAATCAACAAAAAAACAGCTTTTTTCAGTCAACAACAGTAAAAATGGCTATGGTAGGTTTTTTAACTCTAATATTACTTATACCATTGGCTTTTGTAAAAGATTTGATTTCTGAACGATCTATGCGAAAAAAAGAAGTTACAGAAGAAGTATCGAATCTTTGGGGAAAAGACATTTATTTTTATGGACCAATTCTAAAGATTCCGTACAAATCGTATGATGAATATAATATTACCAATCCACGAACTGGAGCAGTAACCATTGAGAAGAAAATCACAACTAAAAATGCGTTTTTCTTCCCAGAAAACTTTAACAGTAAAACAAATGCTAAAAAGAATACTTCATTAAAACGTGGTATTTACAACAATGTGGTATTCACTGCCAATATGAATTTTCAAGGAAACTTTGGCAAGCTTAATTTTGAAAAATTAGGTATAAAAGCAGAAGATTTATTATGGAATCAAGCTTCAATCGTAGTTAAAACAACAAATTTAAAAAGCATAAAAAGTGATTTAAACATTGCTTTGAACAATCAAAAACTGAATTTTGAATCAAAATCAGATGAGGATAATTTCTACGGTACTTTAGAATCAGATAAATTTGATTACAACACTTTAAATAAAAGCAATGCTTTAAATTTCCAATTTAATATGGAATACAACGGAAGTAACAGCATTAAGTTTATCCCTATTGGTAAAAAAAGTATTGTGAGTTTAGATTCTGACTGGGAATCGCCAAGTTTTGAAGGCGCTTTTGCGGCAAATGACACCACAAAAGCAATCAACAAAAAAGGGTTTCACGCCGATTGGAAAATTTTAGACATTAATAGATCTTTTTCACAACAGCATATAGAAAAAATTCCGAACCTAAATGACTATGCTTTTGGAGCCAAATTCATTGAAACTGTAGATGAATATCAACAAAATGAGCGTGCATCAAAATATGGTTTCTTAGTAATTGGATTAACTTTCTTGATTTTCTTCTTAATTCAATCAATCAGTAAAATTAGTATTCATATCTTCCAATACAGTATGATAGGTTTAGCACTAATTATGTTTTATACTTTATTGATTTCTATTACTGAGCATTCGAGTTTTAAACTAGCTTATTTAATTGCAGGTTTATCTGTAGTAGCGATGATTAGTTTATATTCAAAATCGATACTGAATAAAAAATTTGCTGGATTTATAGCGGTAGCCTTAACAGGCTTATATACTTTTATTTATGTCATCATACAATTAGAAAGCTATGCTTTACTAGTAGGAAGCATTGGATTATTTACAATCTTGGGTGCAGTAATGTATTTCTCTCGAAAAATTGAATGGAAATAA
- a CDS encoding M28 family peptidase produces the protein MKKITFLLLLISFTGFSQISDEEQLKAIYNQALTNSKCYSQLEYLSNTIGHRLSGSAGAEKAVLYTKQQMEQSGAFDKVYLQEVMVPKWVRGGKEEAYIKVQGKKIKVPVCALGGSIATSKNGVTAEVIEVQSFKELEQLGTEKIKGKIVFFNRPMNPSNIEAFHSYGSAGDQRRSGPKEASKFGAVGAIVRSLNFRLDDYPHTGATSYGDIPVEQRIPTAAISTNGAELLSKELKQNPKLTFYFKQSCYQEKDVLSYNVVGEIKGSVTPEKIIVVGGHLDSWDLADGSHDDGAGCVQSLEVVNIFKNLNYKPKNTIRVVMFMNEENGGRGGDKYQEQSLKNNENHIFAMESDSGGFSPRGFSIEADDSSFSKIAQWKSLFEPYLIHSFMKGHSGSDIQDLTSRRIVKAGLRPDSQRYFDYHHAGNDTFEAVNKRELELGAATMTSLIYLIDKYGI, from the coding sequence ATGAAAAAAATAACGTTTCTATTATTACTTATATCTTTTACAGGATTTTCCCAAATATCTGATGAAGAGCAATTAAAAGCAATTTATAATCAAGCTTTAACCAATTCTAAATGCTATTCACAGTTAGAATATTTATCTAATACCATTGGTCATAGATTGTCAGGGTCAGCAGGTGCAGAAAAAGCAGTTTTATATACAAAACAGCAAATGGAACAGTCTGGTGCTTTTGATAAAGTGTACTTACAGGAAGTAATGGTGCCAAAATGGGTTAGAGGAGGAAAAGAAGAAGCTTATATTAAAGTTCAAGGAAAAAAAATTAAAGTGCCAGTTTGTGCATTGGGAGGAAGTATTGCCACATCGAAAAATGGAGTTACTGCAGAAGTGATTGAAGTACAATCCTTTAAAGAATTAGAACAATTAGGAACTGAAAAAATAAAAGGGAAAATAGTTTTTTTTAATCGTCCCATGAATCCGTCGAATATTGAAGCTTTTCATTCTTATGGTAGTGCTGGAGATCAAAGAAGATCTGGACCAAAAGAAGCATCTAAGTTTGGGGCAGTAGGAGCGATTGTTCGGTCGCTAAATTTTAGATTAGACGATTATCCACATACAGGAGCTACTAGCTATGGAGATATTCCGGTTGAGCAGCGAATTCCAACAGCAGCAATAAGTACAAACGGAGCTGAACTTTTAAGCAAGGAATTGAAGCAAAACCCAAAATTGACTTTTTATTTTAAACAATCGTGTTATCAAGAAAAAGATGTTTTATCGTATAATGTTGTTGGAGAAATTAAAGGTTCTGTAACTCCAGAAAAAATTATTGTTGTTGGAGGTCATTTAGATTCGTGGGATTTGGCTGATGGTTCTCATGATGATGGAGCAGGTTGTGTACAAAGTTTGGAAGTAGTAAATATTTTTAAAAATTTAAATTATAAGCCTAAGAATACAATCCGCGTTGTAATGTTTATGAATGAAGAAAACGGAGGACGCGGAGGTGATAAATACCAGGAACAATCATTAAAAAATAATGAAAACCATATTTTTGCTATGGAAAGTGATTCTGGAGGATTTTCTCCAAGAGGATTTTCAATTGAAGCTGATGATTCAAGTTTTTCTAAAATTGCACAATGGAAATCATTATTCGAGCCTTATTTAATTCATAGTTTTATGAAAGGACACAGCGGATCTGATATTCAGGATTTAACTTCAAGAAGAATTGTAAAAGCGGGATTGCGACCAGATTCACAACGTTATTTTGATTATCATCATGCTGGGAATGATACTTTTGAAGCAGTAAATAAAAGAGAATTAGAGCTAGGTGCCGCAACAATGACATCATTGATTTATTTGATTGATAAGTACGGAATATAG
- a CDS encoding serine hydrolase domain-containing protein produces the protein MTIRYTVNIILLTLFLTISSSCSEKKKEIKIKKEKSKVGSVYAMLPFENNLPEINKAEANKIKGTIQEFYNKVYVPNDFSGSMLVAKNGHIIYESYRGMANFEEKIPISKETPIHIASLSKVFTATATMLLVDSKQIKLDQKVNTILDDFPYEDVTVRTLLNHRSGIRNYSYFTDKSSEWSKRDTLRNKDLIPFINKFNVNLEFKTDSRFSYCNTNYALLALMIEKVTKMDYRTAMKKLIFEPLDMKNTFVFDLKKDSKTASHSYKGNKIRYAYNYLDDIYGDKNIYSTPRDILKFDMATYSPTFLNKKLLSEMFKGYSYESRGTRNYGLGIRLLEWEDGKKMFYHNGWWHGNTSAYIKLKDEKVTLICLSNKYTRCTYRLKLLSSLFGNYPFEIKSKEESLE, from the coding sequence ATGACAATTAGATATACTGTAAACATAATCCTACTAACACTTTTTTTAACCATCTCATCTTCATGTAGTGAGAAAAAAAAGGAAATTAAAATAAAGAAAGAGAAATCAAAAGTTGGCTCTGTATATGCAATGCTTCCTTTTGAAAATAACTTACCTGAAATCAATAAAGCAGAAGCAAACAAGATAAAAGGTACTATTCAAGAATTTTACAATAAAGTATATGTCCCTAACGATTTTTCTGGAAGTATGCTCGTAGCTAAAAATGGACATATTATTTATGAAAGCTACAGAGGAATGGCAAATTTTGAAGAAAAAATACCTATTTCAAAAGAAACACCAATACATATAGCTTCTTTGAGTAAAGTTTTTACTGCAACCGCTACAATGTTGCTTGTTGATTCAAAACAAATTAAATTGGACCAAAAAGTAAACACAATTCTTGATGATTTTCCTTATGAAGATGTAACGGTGAGAACCTTACTTAATCACAGAAGTGGTATTCGTAATTATAGTTATTTTACAGATAAAAGTAGCGAATGGAGCAAAAGGGATACTTTACGAAACAAAGATTTAATTCCTTTTATCAATAAATTTAATGTGAATCTCGAGTTTAAAACAGATTCAAGGTTTAGTTATTGTAATACAAATTATGCTTTGTTAGCCTTAATGATTGAAAAGGTCACAAAAATGGATTATCGCACAGCTATGAAAAAGCTAATTTTTGAGCCGCTAGATATGAAAAACACTTTTGTTTTTGATTTAAAGAAGGATTCAAAAACGGCTAGCCATTCATACAAAGGAAACAAAATAAGATATGCTTACAATTACCTTGACGATATTTACGGAGATAAAAATATATATTCAACACCAAGAGATATATTAAAGTTTGACATGGCAACATACAGTCCTACATTCTTAAACAAAAAATTACTATCGGAAATGTTTAAAGGCTATAGTTATGAAAGCAGAGGCACAAGAAATTATGGTTTAGGAATTAGACTTTTAGAATGGGAAGACGGGAAAAAAATGTTTTACCACAATGGGTGGTGGCATGGAAATACTTCGGCATATATCAAACTTAAAGATGAAAAAGTTACATTAATTTGTTTATCAAACAAATACACCAGATGTACTTATAGATTAAAACTTCTTTCATCATTATTTGGAAATTATCCTTTTGAAATAAAGAGTAAAGAAGAAAGTTTGGAATAA
- a CDS encoding winged helix-turn-helix domain-containing protein, with amino-acid sequence MKNIIQNINKAFDHRIRLGIMSVLMVNESADFTTLKELLGVTDGNLASHAKALEGENYIVVEKQFIGKKPNTSYKATKEGRKAFQEHIDALEKLISKT; translated from the coding sequence TTGAAAAATATAATTCAAAATATCAACAAAGCCTTTGATCACCGAATTCGTTTGGGTATCATGTCTGTACTTATGGTTAACGAAAGTGCCGACTTTACTACACTAAAAGAATTATTAGGAGTTACAGATGGAAATTTAGCCAGCCATGCAAAAGCATTGGAAGGTGAAAATTATATTGTTGTGGAAAAGCAGTTTATTGGAAAAAAACCAAACACAAGCTATAAAGCTACAAAAGAAGGACGCAAAGCATTTCAAGAGCATATTGATGCACTCGAAAAACTTATATCTAAAACATAA
- a CDS encoding NAD(P)-dependent oxidoreductase: MKFGIIKERKNPPDRRVVFTPEELVKLKNQFPQAEIKVETSDIRIFPDAEYRNLGFEVTEDVSDCDVLIGVKEVPVDALISDKKYFFFSHTIKKQPYNRKLLVACLEKNIELIDHETIVNETNHRLIGFGRYAGIVGAYNGFRAFGIKYELFNLPKAETLTDKSALVERLRRPMLPPIKIVLTGHGKVGMGAKEILDDMKIKQVSIDDYLTKTYTQPVYTQIDVLDYNKRIDGKPSDKKDFYINPQEYTSDFERFTKVSDIFMAGHFYGNGAPVILTRDMLNAADNKIKVVADISCDVAGPIACTLRASTIAEPLYGYYPSEDKEVDITHPAAIVVMAVDNLPCELPKDASEGFGEMFLEHVIPAFYNNDKDAILSRAAICKDGKLTDRFQYLQDYVDGKE, translated from the coding sequence ATGAAATTCGGTATTATTAAAGAAAGAAAAAATCCACCTGATAGAAGAGTTGTTTTTACTCCTGAAGAATTGGTAAAGCTTAAAAATCAGTTCCCTCAAGCGGAAATAAAAGTTGAAACTTCTGATATTAGAATTTTTCCTGATGCCGAATATAGAAATTTAGGTTTTGAAGTGACTGAAGACGTTTCTGATTGTGATGTCTTAATTGGTGTTAAGGAAGTTCCTGTTGATGCATTAATCTCTGATAAGAAGTATTTTTTCTTTTCACATACTATAAAAAAGCAGCCTTATAACAGAAAATTATTAGTTGCGTGTTTAGAAAAAAATATAGAATTAATTGACCACGAAACTATTGTAAATGAGACTAATCATCGTTTAATTGGTTTTGGACGTTATGCAGGTATTGTAGGTGCTTATAATGGTTTTAGGGCTTTTGGTATCAAATATGAATTATTCAATTTACCAAAGGCAGAAACTTTAACAGATAAATCAGCACTTGTTGAACGTTTGCGTCGCCCTATGTTACCTCCAATTAAAATTGTACTTACTGGTCATGGTAAAGTTGGAATGGGAGCAAAGGAAATTTTGGATGATATGAAAATCAAACAGGTTTCAATTGATGATTATTTGACTAAAACATATACTCAGCCAGTTTATACTCAAATTGATGTTTTGGATTACAATAAAAGAATAGATGGGAAACCATCTGATAAAAAAGATTTTTATATTAATCCGCAAGAGTATACTTCCGATTTTGAACGTTTTACAAAAGTGTCGGATATATTTATGGCTGGACATTTTTATGGAAATGGAGCTCCAGTAATACTGACTCGAGATATGTTAAATGCTGCTGATAATAAAATTAAAGTCGTTGCTGATATTTCATGTGATGTAGCCGGACCGATTGCATGTACATTAAGAGCGTCAACTATCGCAGAACCTTTATATGGTTATTATCCGAGTGAAGATAAAGAAGTAGATATTACTCATCCTGCAGCAATAGTTGTTATGGCTGTTGATAATTTACCTTGTGAACTGCCTAAAGACGCAAGTGAAGGATTTGGTGAAATGTTTTTAGAGCATGTAATTCCAGCTTTTTATAATAACGATAAAGACGCAATTTTATCTAGAGCCGCTATTTGCAAAGATGGTAAGTTAACAGATAGATTTCAATATCTACAAGATTATGTAGATGGTAAAGAATAG